A segment of the Rhizobium sp. ZPR4 genome:
ACTGAAGGATGTGATCCTCCCGGGCGATATGCGTGAGATCCTGAACCAGGTAGTCGCCGCCGAAAAGCAGGCCGAAGCCAACGTCATCCGCCGCCGTGAGGAAACGAACGCCACTCGTTCGTTGCTCAACACGGCGAAGGTGATGGCGGAGCACCCGGTCATGCTGCGTCTGAAGGAGCTCGAAGCTCTGGAATCGATCGCCGGCAAGGTGGATAACCTGACGATCCACAACGGCACGAGCGGGTTGATGAACGATCTCGTCAAGCTTCGCGACATCTAATGTCACTGACAGGAAGGGCCGTCCGGAAATCCGGGCGGCCCTTTTTTACGTGCCAATATTCCGCCCTGCCGCCATCACATTTTGGACCGAAATACGATCATAAATTGCAGCGGACCGCTTGGTCTCGTCCTCTGCAACCGAATCGGAAGGTCTCTTCATGCTCAAGCAAGTCACGGCGATCCTGCTCCTCAGCGTGTCATCTCCAGCGATTGCGCTGGCGGCCGACAATGGGGCCATTCGATCCATTACCTTGTCCTCGGGCGGTCTGGCCCAGGTGTCTCGATCGGCCGATATCAGTAGCGACGGCGTGATCCGGATCGAGGTTCCTCTTGATCAGGTCGATGACATTCTGAAGAGCCTGGTGGTCAACGGATCTGCAGGCTCTGTGGCCGGCATGTCGCTGGCGGGGCCGCGGCCGTTGCAGGAAACCTTCAAGGGCCTGCCATTCAGTCTGGAAGCGCTCTCGTCCGTACCGTCGCTTCTGACGTCGCTGCAGGGTGGCAAGGTGGCGGTCACCAGCGGCGGCAAGACCGTTGAGGGAAATATTCTTGGTATCGAGACGAGGAAGGTCGACGAGAAGACAACGGTGCCCTTGCTCACCGTTATCGACAAGGATGGCGCGGTGGAGACGCTGGCGCTCGGCGAGGATGCGTCCGTCCGGCTTGACGATCCCGACATGCGGGCAAAGCTCGCCAGGGCGGCGGCGGCCATTGCCCGTGGCAAGAATGATCGCACCCGTGCCATCGATATCAAGGTGAACGGCGTGAAGAACAGCGGCGATATCGGCCTGACTTATGTCGTCCCGTCTCCGATCTGGAAAACCGCCTACAAGGTCGTCATCGAGGGAAATGACAAGGCGCGTCTGCAGGCATGGACGGTGCTGGAAAATGCCAGCGGCGAGGACTGGAAGGGCATCAAGCTGACGCTGACCTCGGCCGAGCCGGTGACGCTGAAGCAGGGTCTGCACCAGCTCTACTGGCGCGAGCGGCAGGAGGTGCCGGTCAACACGGCATCGAACAATGTCCCCGATCCCGATAGCGGCGATCTGTCCAACCGGCAGCGCCTGCCGGCAAATGTCGAGGAACGGGCGGCACCGGCGCCTGCGAAAGCCATGATGGGCGGCGTCAGCCGAAAGGCGGCAGGCACGGCTGACGAGCTGGAAAGGCCCGCGGCGCCCATGCAAGTGGCTGCGGCCGATCCCGCCACGGCCGCCGAAAGCGATATCTCTGCCACTTTTGAGCTCCCCGGCGCCTACGATCTCGCAAATGGCGACACGCTATCCGTGCCGATCATGGATGCGGATGTGGAAGCCGGCATGGTGGATATGTATCGGGCGGGCAGTGCTTATCGTAATCCCATCGCCGCCGTGATGCTCAAGAACACCACAGGGGTCAGCATGCCCGCTGGAATTCTCACGCTGTATGATAGCAAGACCGGCTATATCGGCGATTCCCAGCTCTCGGCACTGCCAAAGGACGACACGCGCCTCGCCAGTTTCGCCACCGATCGCAAGGTGTCGATCAGCGAGCAACAGACCCCGACGGAGGAGATTGCCTCTTTGAAGGTTTCCGATGGCGTGATGAATGCCGTCGTTAGATATCGCCAGACGACGACATACACCGTGTCAGGCGCGCTCGATGGCGAGCGGACTGTCATCGTCGAGCATCCGATCAGGGATGGCTGGTCGTTCTCGTCGGCTGAAAGCTTCGGCAAGACGGCAACGCATCAGCGGCTCAAGGTCGTTGTGCCTGCCGGCACCGAGAAGACGCTGACAGCGATCGACGAGCAGCTTCAGAGCAACAGCTACGCGCTGGTCGATACTGACCCGGACATGCTGCTTGGATGGTCGGCCTCGACCCAAGACAAGGCGTTGACGGACAAGCTTGCAAACCTGGCGGACGCGCGCAAAAGACAGGCCGCCGTCCAGAACGATCTGGAGAGCCTCGACGGCGAAATAGAGAAAACTACCGGCGAACAGGAACGGATAAGACAGAATCTCGGTGCAGTACCTGATAATAGCGATCTGAAGAAACGCTATTTGAAGGCTCTGTCAGACAGCGAGGATCAAATCACTGCGATGAACGAAAGGCGCGCTACGGTGCAGGCAGAAAGCGATCGTCGTGGCGATGAGGTGGCGGAGATCATCAGGACATTCTGATTGCCCGGCAATTTCTCATGCCAACGGCACGAAAAGCAGAGGGCCGTCCGGTCGGGCGGCCCTCTACTTTTTCTATCTATTATCCAGCTGCGCCCTCACCAGCTGCAATCCCTTTTCGCTAATGCGATAGGGTTGGCCGTCGATGGATTTGATGGCCTTGAGGCGCTTCAGCCGCCGGAAGAGGTCGATGCCGAAATCGGGATAGACCCAGCCGTCACGCGTGAAGCAGCAGGCGGTTTCGGCCTTCTTGTTTTTGCTGCGTTCGATTTCGATGCGGCCGCCCCTGGGCGAGCAGGTGCAGGATGCGCTGTTCTGCGCGGGAAATGTCCATTATTGTCAGAATCCGTATAGCGCCAAAAGGCGCAGAAAAACGATCCGAAGCTTCCCTTCAGGGAAGTCGGGGCTTCGTTTTTTTCAGGCCCGGCACGCAAGAAGGCTTGCGAGCGAGGCCTTTACCGGCACTGACAAAAGTTAGACATCAAAACTCCGTTGATACTCCTCTCTAAAGCAGGTTGTGCTCGGCAGTCAAGTTCAACTGTTTCTGGGGTTTCTTAGCAGGTAAGCCGGCAAATCTCGCCGCTGGCAAAAGCCTGCGGGCGGTGCTTTACTATTTGCAAATGGCGGGGGCCTGATGATCCACATTCGCAATGCCCATGAAGGTGAAACAGCGGTCCTGGCGAGTATCGGCTTGCGCTCCTGGCAGAAAGCCATGGGCGCGATCGGCGGCAGCGGCGAACTGCTGGAGGGCGCAAGCGAGGCTTTTGAAAATTTCACCCGCAATCTCTGGCTGACGATATCAGTCATCGAGCTGAACGGCGAAGCTGTGGGATGGGCGGCGCGCGAGGCGCTCGATGAGTCGATCTCCGATTTCTGGATCGATCCGGATTTCGTAAGGCGCGGCCTCGGTTCGGCGCTTCTGGCGCGGATCGAAGCGGATGTGCGAGAGCAGGGGCTGGAGAAGGTTTCGCTGCAGAGCCACGCGGGCAATACAGATGCCATCGCCTTCTTCAAGGCGCGCGGCTATGAGATCCATTGGCTGTCGATCGTCTATTCGCCGAAGCTCGACAGCGACGTGCCGACTGTCGGGCTTTCGAAATCGCTGGTTGATGATAGCGACGGCGTCTATGGCCCGGGCATATAGCGTGCTGTCGATGCCGAAAGCCTTGCGCCGCCTCGCCAATTGCTCTACCTCACAAAGTTCAGAAGAACAGCATTTCAAGAGCTTCCAATGACCCTTGTCGACGTCCGCACGCCAGATCCGAAACGCTTCATTCCCGGTGCCACCGGCGATTGGGAAATCGTTATCGGCATGGAAGTCCATGCCCAGGTGTTGAGCAACTCCAAGCTCTTCTCCGGTGCCTCGACCGAGTTCGGCAAGCCGCAGAATTCCAACGTGTCGCTCGTCGATGCCGCCATGCCCGGCATGTTGCCCGTCATCAATGAGGAATGCGTCAAGCAGGCCGTGCGCACCGGTCTTGGCCTCAAGGCGCAGATCAACAATCGTTCGATCTTCGACCGCAAGAACTATTTCTATCCCGACCTGCCGCAGGGCTATCAGATTTCGCAGTTCAAGGACCCGATCGTCGGCGAAGGCAAGATCGTCATCTCCCTCGGCCCTGATCGTCAGGGCCAGTTCGAGGATATCGAGATCGGCATCGAGCGCCTGCATCTGGAACAGGACGCCGGCAAGTCGCTGCATGACCAGCACGCCACCATGTCCTATGTCGACCTGAACCGCTCCGGCGTCGCGCTGATGGAAATCGTCTCCAAGCCGGACATCCGCTCGTCCGATGAGGCGAAGGCCTACATGACGAAGCTGCGCTCGATCGTGCGCTATCTCGGCACCTGCGACGGCAACATGGATGAAGGCTCCATGCGCGCCGACGTCAACGTGTCCGTTCGTCGCCCGGGCGGCGAATTCGGCACGCGCTGCGAAATCAAGAACGTCAACTCCATTCGTTTCATCGGTCAGGCGATTGAGTACGAAGCACGTCGCCAGATCGGCATTCTGGAAGACGGCGGTACGATCGACCAGGAAACCCGCTTGTTCGATCCGAACAAGGGCGAGACGCGTTCGCTGCGCACCAAGGAAGATGCGCATGACTATCGCTATTTCCCCGATCCGGATCTGCTGCCGCTCGAATTCGACGACGCCTTTGTCAAGGCGCTTGCCGAGCATCTGCCGGAATTGCCCGACGACAAGAAGGAGCGTTTCGTCCGTGAACTCGGCCTCTCGATCTACGACGCGTCCGTGCTCGTCTCGGAAAAGGCGATCGCCGATTATTTTGAAGCCGTTGCCGCTGGTCGCGATGGCAAGATGGCGGCCAACTGGGTCATCAACGACCTCTTGGGCGCTCTGAACAAAACCGGCAAAGACATTGAAGAGACTCCGGTTTCGCCTGCTCAGCTCGGCGCGATCATCGATCTCATCAAGGCCGAAACCATCTCTGGCAAGATCGCCAAGGATCTGTTCGAAATCGTGCTCAACGAGGGCGGCGATCCCGCCGAGATCGTCGAGTCACGCGGCATGAAGCAGGTCACAGATACCGGCGCGATCGAAAAGGCTGTCGACGAGATCATCGCCGCCAACCCGGATCAGGTCGCCAAGGCCAAGGCCAAGCCGACCCTTGCCGGCTGGTTCGTCGGCCAGGTGATGAAGTCGACCGGCGGCAAGGCCAACCCGCAGGCCGTCCAGGCGCTGGTCAAGGCCAAGCTCGGCATCGAAGAGGAATAGCCGGTGTTCTTCGTGCGCACCGCCGGCGAGCAGGATCTGGAAAAGGTCCGTGCTCTGCTGGGCGAGACCTGGCATGCGACCTACGACCGGATCTTCGGTCCGGAAAAGGTCAACGAGCTGCATGCCTCCTGGCACTCGCCGGCCTCGCTGAAGGCGCGGCTGGCGAACAAGAACTCCGAATTCCTTGTGGCCGATGACGGCCGGACGATCGGCGGCATGGGCTATGCCGCCATGTCCAAGGAGATGACGAAAACCGTCATGCTCTACATGCTCTATGTCAGCCCCCGCCATCAGCGGCAGGGCATCGGCCGCGATATCTTCGCCGAGCTGGAGACCTGCTTCCCGGACGCTGAAATCATGCGTCTCGAAGTCGACCCGCAGAACGAACCGGCGATTGCCTTCTATAAGGCCCACGGTTTCGTCGAGGTCGGCCGCTCGGACAATAGCGGGCAGGGGCAGTCGGGCTTGCCGACGCTGATATTCGAGAAGCCGCTCGCGGGCCATTAAGGGAACAGGCGAGATCATTCATGGAAGACGTCCGCCTGGTAATTCGCGAAGCGAAAGAATCCGACCTTCCTTCTCTGATCGGCCTATTCGCTGCCGACACCATGGGTGGCCACGGCGATACGACCGATCTTTCCGCCTATGACGATTATCTGCGCGCCTTTCGCACCATCTCTGCATCCTCGGACCAAACGCTCTATGCCGCCGAACTTGCTGGCGAGATTGTTGGAACCTTCCAGACGATCGTCGTCACCTCGCTGCACGGGCGGGGATCATCCGCGATGATCATCGAGTCGGTCCAGACGCGGGACGATATGCGCGGGCAGGGGATCGGGGCTGCGATGATCGATTTCTGCATCGACGAGGCAAAAAGCCGCGATATGCGCATGGTGCAGTTGACCTCGAACGCGGTGCGCAAGGATGCTCATCGGTTCTACGAGAGATTGGGTTTCAAGCCGACTCATCTGGGCTTCAAGATGGCATTGAAATGAGGCTGTTTGCCTGCTGGAATCACTGGACAAGCCGGTCCCGTGGCGGCATAAGCAAACTATCGAATTCTGGTATCGCTCGCCCCTCAGCGGGTATCGAGGAAAAGACATGTGGAATTTCATCGTACAGACATTTACCTGGTGGAACGGTCAGACCATGGGCACGCGCTTCGCGACCTGGCGTTTTGGCAAGCGTGTCGGCGAGGATGAATTCGGCAATGTCTATTACGAAGGCGGCATGTCCTCCTACGGCCTTCCGAAGCGCTGGGTGATCTACAAGGGCTATGCCGAAGCCTCGGCCATTCCTCCGGGCTGGCATGGCTGGATGCATCACCGCACCGACGTTCCGCCCTCCAAGGAAAACTACGCCGCCAAGGATTGGCAGAAGGAACATCGCGCCAATCCCACAGGTTCGCCGCAGGCTTATCGCCCGCCGGGCTCTCTGGCCGTTGCCGGCGAGCGTCCGCGCGTGACTGGCGACTACGACGCCTGGACGCCTGGCAACTGAGCCGAGAAGCCGGCTCGTCCTTTGGCCACAATTGGGCTTTAGGCGCGACATATGCCGGCTTTTGCTCGGCGCCTTGACCGAGACCAAGCGGAGAGTGGCGGATATGATGGTTTTCACGCGGAGCGCTTCTTTGCGTGCACTGGCCGTAGCCGGCGTTGCCCTCGTCACGGGCATCATGGCAGCTTCCACCGCCGAGGCTGCCCGCATTGCCAATCCGGTCGCCGTCTTCTCCGGCCTCGACAAGATCACCGGACGCATCACTACCTTCGACGTCTACATCAACGAGACCGTTCAGTTCGGCGCGCTGCAGGTGACGCCGCGTGCCTGCTATTCGCGAGACGATACCGAGCAGCAGAAGGTGGACGGTTTCGTCGAAGTCGACGAGATCACACTCGATCGCCGTATCCGCCGCATCTTCACCGGCTGGATGTTTGCCGATAGCCCTGGCCTCAACGCCGTCGAGCATCCGATTTATGACGTCTGGCTGAAAGAGTGCAAGCAGAAGTCGGACGTGCCGGCGCCGGATACCGCTGGCGCTGGCGCGAAGTAATCGCTACCAAGACATTCGCCGCAGTATTATGCAGCCCGCAGAAGCCTTGCTCCTGCGGGCATCGTTTTAACCCTGATCCGAATTGGTGGCGGCCGCGCCTATCGCTCGACGATCAGTGGCTTCCGACAGGTCGAGAATGACCCGCAAACCGTCCTTGGGCTTATGGCGCAGGAAGTCGCTGCGGTTCGTATGGGCTTTCAATGCGCCTGCGTCGTGGAGAGCCTGGAGCCGCGAGCGCGAGATTGCCAACTCCGACGCCAGCAACCGGTCAAGGCGCAGGTTCACCGTGAACTTGGCTGTTATTTCGATCTCCAGCGCAGTCCAATCGCTTGCCACACATATCGGCTCCTTCCGGATGGTCACATCGGGCGGCTCGTCGATGCGCTTGGCTTTGCGTTTCAGCCCGTCGAGATCGAATTCCTGCGCTCGCACCCAATCCGGATCGCTACGCTGCAGGGCCTCGAGAGTGGAGGGAGTGAGGTCGTGAACGGTCCGGCGTTCGAAAAGCGTCCGGTTCCACGTCTTGTCGCAATCGATGCATTTGTAGACGAGCCAGGCATCGAGCCGCTTGCCATTGGCGTTGAGTCTGATCTTGCCGCTCGATCTGAAGGGTTTCTGACATCCGCAGCCACTGCAGGCGATCCATGGCTGAGGGGGTGTTTTCGGCGAAATGGTCCAACGGACCTGAAGAATATTGCACATACCGTCTTGGTCTTCCGTCTGGAAGTCCACCAAGCTGGCGGTGAGACAAGCCCGTCAGGGCACGGTATGGCGATGTTGCGGGACGGCTGAAGAGCTGAGACAGCGGCTGCTGCATTAGGCGCGTTTTGACAATGCCAAACCGGTCTCAGGCCATCACCCGATGGACATGAATATGCATCGGACGACACTAGGTCGCCCCGATACATAGGGTGATTTGGATGAGACCGGTATTTACGACGGCAAAGTGGAACCTCTACGCACCAAAGCTCTTCGCGAGCAGGGATAGCAGAGTACAATCAGGATTTGAAGTCGCAAAGAACCTCAGGCCTGGATTGCCTCAGGTGTCGGTGTTCCCCTTGCGGCGAAACAGCCCCAGGATCTTGCGGCCGGCCGCGACAACACCCGCCAGCACGACGATGAGGCCTTTCTTCAATGCCAGAAGCGCGACGCCGAAACTCTTGAAGAAGCCGAGAACGACCGCCAGAAGCCCGAGCTTTGCCGCAACTTTCACGCCTGCGCCGGCAGCGATCATCCCCGCCATGCTGTAGGCCGCAATCTTGTCGCCATTGGCAAAGTCGGCATAGCGCTTGCCGCTGTCATACTGCACGGTGTTGATGACGTTGGGGATGGCAGCATTGATTTCCTGCAGCTGATCCAGCCCGGCAACGAAATCGAGTTCGGTGACTCCCTCTCGCCCCAGCACGCGCACGGAATAGTTCAGCGTGTGGCCGGCGTTCGGGTCCTTGCCGAAAATCAGATCACGCGCCCAGTGCAGGGCATGGGTCGCCTTATCGTAATGCGGTGGCTCTGCCCAGCCGACAAGCGTGATCGGATCGAAACCCTGCTGTTCGCGTTCGGGATTCGCTTCCTTGATTGCTTCCTGGATCTTCTTGAGCAGATCGTCGTAATCAGTCGATGCGGCATCCTCGTCGGAGACATAACCGCTGCCGTCATAGTCGATGACGGAACCCCAGGAATGTGGGTCGGTCGGCGGGTATTTCACCGGGAAGATCATGCCGAGCGGATTACCAACCGAACTTTCCGGGTTGCCCCAGAGCTCGACCAGCACCTTCTTCGAATCCTGCGGATTGAGATAGTAAAACTGGTTCGAAACATTCAGCGTGGCATTGGCGGCGGGAAGCTTGATCGCGCCCTGCTGGAAATCCAGCGTTTTCAGCACGGTGCCTTCATCGCCCGCCGGCGGCTCTGCTCCGAACATATCGTGGAAGGATTTGGCGTTGGCCTGCGTTGTGATCGTCAACGCAGCCAGAAAGACAATTGCAATATGATTCTTCACTATTCTACCCTCGGCTGTTGCGCCGAACTTAGGGCAGTACCGATTAGAATCAATTCATCTCGGGCAGATTTCCACCGCCGGAGAAGCTGAGATTGGGCGATTCCATCGCTTTTTCCAGCATCGTGGCATAGGCATCCTTCGGTACGTCGATAGCGCCGAACGTCTTCAGATGCTCGGTGGTGAACTGCGTGTCGAGCAGGGTGAAGCCGCGCTCGCGCAGGCGCTGGACGAGATAGACGAGACAGATCTTGGAAGCGTCCGTGCGTCGGGAAAACATGCTTTCGCCGAAGAAGGCCGACCCCA
Coding sequences within it:
- a CDS encoding DUF1062 domain-containing protein, yielding MCNILQVRWTISPKTPPQPWIACSGCGCQKPFRSSGKIRLNANGKRLDAWLVYKCIDCDKTWNRTLFERRTVHDLTPSTLEALQRSDPDWVRAQEFDLDGLKRKAKRIDEPPDVTIRKEPICVASDWTALEIEITAKFTVNLRLDRLLASELAISRSRLQALHDAGALKAHTNRSDFLRHKPKDGLRVILDLSEATDRRAIGAAATNSDQG
- a CDS encoding GNAT family N-acetyltransferase, producing the protein MFFVRTAGEQDLEKVRALLGETWHATYDRIFGPEKVNELHASWHSPASLKARLANKNSEFLVADDGRTIGGMGYAAMSKEMTKTVMLYMLYVSPRHQRQGIGRDIFAELETCFPDAEIMRLEVDPQNEPAIAFYKAHGFVEVGRSDNSGQGQSGLPTLIFEKPLAGH
- a CDS encoding GNAT family N-acetyltransferase — its product is MIHIRNAHEGETAVLASIGLRSWQKAMGAIGGSGELLEGASEAFENFTRNLWLTISVIELNGEAVGWAAREALDESISDFWIDPDFVRRGLGSALLARIEADVREQGLEKVSLQSHAGNTDAIAFFKARGYEIHWLSIVYSPKLDSDVPTVGLSKSLVDDSDGVYGPGI
- a CDS encoding DUF2167 domain-containing protein codes for the protein MKNHIAIVFLAALTITTQANAKSFHDMFGAEPPAGDEGTVLKTLDFQQGAIKLPAANATLNVSNQFYYLNPQDSKKVLVELWGNPESSVGNPLGMIFPVKYPPTDPHSWGSVIDYDGSGYVSDEDAASTDYDDLLKKIQEAIKEANPEREQQGFDPITLVGWAEPPHYDKATHALHWARDLIFGKDPNAGHTLNYSVRVLGREGVTELDFVAGLDQLQEINAAIPNVINTVQYDSGKRYADFANGDKIAAYSMAGMIAAGAGVKVAAKLGLLAVVLGFFKSFGVALLALKKGLIVVLAGVVAAGRKILGLFRRKGNTDT
- a CDS encoding DUF2155 domain-containing protein, with the protein product MMVFTRSASLRALAVAGVALVTGIMAASTAEAARIANPVAVFSGLDKITGRITTFDVYINETVQFGALQVTPRACYSRDDTEQQKVDGFVEVDEITLDRRIRRIFTGWMFADSPGLNAVEHPIYDVWLKECKQKSDVPAPDTAGAGAK
- a CDS encoding GNAT family N-acetyltransferase, whose product is MEDVRLVIREAKESDLPSLIGLFAADTMGGHGDTTDLSAYDDYLRAFRTISASSDQTLYAAELAGEIVGTFQTIVVTSLHGRGSSAMIIESVQTRDDMRGQGIGAAMIDFCIDEAKSRDMRMVQLTSNAVRKDAHRFYERLGFKPTHLGFKMALK
- the gatB gene encoding Asp-tRNA(Asn)/Glu-tRNA(Gln) amidotransferase subunit GatB, with the protein product MTLVDVRTPDPKRFIPGATGDWEIVIGMEVHAQVLSNSKLFSGASTEFGKPQNSNVSLVDAAMPGMLPVINEECVKQAVRTGLGLKAQINNRSIFDRKNYFYPDLPQGYQISQFKDPIVGEGKIVISLGPDRQGQFEDIEIGIERLHLEQDAGKSLHDQHATMSYVDLNRSGVALMEIVSKPDIRSSDEAKAYMTKLRSIVRYLGTCDGNMDEGSMRADVNVSVRRPGGEFGTRCEIKNVNSIRFIGQAIEYEARRQIGILEDGGTIDQETRLFDPNKGETRSLRTKEDAHDYRYFPDPDLLPLEFDDAFVKALAEHLPELPDDKKERFVRELGLSIYDASVLVSEKAIADYFEAVAAGRDGKMAANWVINDLLGALNKTGKDIEETPVSPAQLGAIIDLIKAETISGKIAKDLFEIVLNEGGDPAEIVESRGMKQVTDTGAIEKAVDEIIAANPDQVAKAKAKPTLAGWFVGQVMKSTGGKANPQAVQALVKAKLGIEEE
- a CDS encoding NADH:ubiquinone oxidoreductase subunit NDUFA12; this translates as MWNFIVQTFTWWNGQTMGTRFATWRFGKRVGEDEFGNVYYEGGMSSYGLPKRWVIYKGYAEASAIPPGWHGWMHHRTDVPPSKENYAAKDWQKEHRANPTGSPQAYRPPGSLAVAGERPRVTGDYDAWTPGN
- a CDS encoding DUF4139 domain-containing protein; the protein is MLKQVTAILLLSVSSPAIALAADNGAIRSITLSSGGLAQVSRSADISSDGVIRIEVPLDQVDDILKSLVVNGSAGSVAGMSLAGPRPLQETFKGLPFSLEALSSVPSLLTSLQGGKVAVTSGGKTVEGNILGIETRKVDEKTTVPLLTVIDKDGAVETLALGEDASVRLDDPDMRAKLARAAAAIARGKNDRTRAIDIKVNGVKNSGDIGLTYVVPSPIWKTAYKVVIEGNDKARLQAWTVLENASGEDWKGIKLTLTSAEPVTLKQGLHQLYWRERQEVPVNTASNNVPDPDSGDLSNRQRLPANVEERAAPAPAKAMMGGVSRKAAGTADELERPAAPMQVAAADPATAAESDISATFELPGAYDLANGDTLSVPIMDADVEAGMVDMYRAGSAYRNPIAAVMLKNTTGVSMPAGILTLYDSKTGYIGDSQLSALPKDDTRLASFATDRKVSISEQQTPTEEIASLKVSDGVMNAVVRYRQTTTYTVSGALDGERTVIVEHPIRDGWSFSSAESFGKTATHQRLKVVVPAGTEKTLTAIDEQLQSNSYALVDTDPDMLLGWSASTQDKALTDKLANLADARKRQAAVQNDLESLDGEIEKTTGEQERIRQNLGAVPDNSDLKKRYLKALSDSEDQITAMNERRATVQAESDRRGDEVAEIIRTF